The Penaeus chinensis breed Huanghai No. 1 chromosome 16, ASM1920278v2, whole genome shotgun sequence genome window below encodes:
- the LOC125033309 gene encoding uncharacterized protein LOC125033309 encodes MPRKLKVKLYNPIIQPVLLYWAEVWTMGKKEERILEATEMRMSRRIKGVTLRERERSTDIRRELEVSDISEKVKEIRMRWYGHVKRREEGYGRYSNRKKSERKTNEEMKR; translated from the coding sequence ATGCCTAGGAAACTCAAGGTGAAGCTATACAACCCTATAATACAACCTGTGTTGCTATATTGGGCAGAGGTATGGacaatgggaaagaaggaggagaggatactGGAGGCGACAGAAATGAGGATGTCGAGAAGAATCAAAGGCGTCAcgctgagagaaagggaaagaagtactGACATCAGGAGAGAATTGGAAGTGAGTGACATCAGCGAGAAGGTCAAGGAGATAAGAATGAGATGGTACGGAcatgtgaagaggagagaagaaggctATGGAAGGTATAGTAACAGGAAGAAGTCCGAGAGGAAGACCAacgaagagatgaagagataa